GAAAAAAGAATTCAAAGATTTTAGGGTCGGGCTTGTCCATGGGCAGATGAAAAAAGCTCAAGCCCAAAGTACGATGGAACAATTCAAAAAGAAAGAAATCGATATTTTAGTTGCCACAACAATTTTAGAAGTCGGTGTTGACGTTCCCAATGCGGCTGTTATGATTATCGAACATGCCCAGCGCTTTGGGCTTTCTCAGCTTCATCAATTGCGCGGACGGGTAGGGCGCGGCAAAGATAATGCGACTTGTATTTTGATCGCTAACCCGACAACGGCTGACGCCAAGGCGCGCTTAGAAGCTATTTTATCTACATCCGATGGTTTTAAGATAGCGGAAAAGGACTTATTGATCCGCGGGCCCGGGGAATTTTTTGGCCGCCATCAACACGGGCTTAACGAATTAAAGATAGCCAATCCCTTGACACAGTTGGATATTCTGGAATTAGCCAGGGCGGAGGCCATTGAGCTGACAAAAACGGATCCTAAGTTGCAACATCCGTCCCATATGGTGATCAAAGCATTAATTGAAAAACGCTATCCGTCCTATTTGGCGATGGCGATGGCAGGCTAATTATGAAAATCCTAAGCGGAACATTAAAAGGGCGCAACTTCTTCATGCCCAATGAAATTCGCCCAACACCCGACAAAGTGCGTAAGGCGGTCTTTGATATTTTAGGCCATGACCTTTCGGGTTTAACTTTCCTGGAGCTTTTTGCCGGTAGCGGGTCGGTTGGTTTTGAGGCGATCTCCAATGGCGTTAAGCAGGCTGTTTTAGTAGAGGGAAGTATTCGCTGCTGCGCGATCATCAGCGATAATATAACTGCCTTAAAGATAAAGACTTATGACGAGAAGGGTTTTTTTTGCCAGGTGATGAACGCGGATTGCTTTGCGGCGATCGAGCAACTGCAGGCGCAGAAAAAACTTTTCGATATTGTCTTCGCCGATCCGCCGTATAACGTGGAGCTGGCAAAAAAAACCTTGAAAACCCTAAGTGCCTGTGATATATTACAGCGCAATTGTTTCGTAATAATCCAACATGACAAAAAGGAATCTCTACCTGAATCAGAAGGTAGATTTCTTATTATAAAGCAAAAAAAATACGGCACATCTTGCCTATCCGTTTATCAAGGACAATAAATGAGTCGAAGAGCGATCTATCCGGGCAGTTTTGACCCTGTTACCTATGGCCATATTGATCTTATCAAGCGCGCAACTCAGATCTTTGACGAAGTTATTGTGGGCGTTGCGCACAATCTTCACAAAAAGCCGCTTTTTTCCCTCGAGGAACGCCTGGAGCTTTTAAAGGCCGCTACCCGCGGTATTAAGCGCATTCATGTTGAAGTTTTTGACGGCTTGGTGGTGGATTACGCGCATTCCAAGAAAATTAATGTGATCATTCGGGGTTTACGGATGATCTCAGATTTTGAGTATGAATTTCAGATGGCGTTGACCAATCGAAGATTAGCCGATGATGTTGAAACTGTTTTCTTGATGCCCTCAGAAGGGTATTCGTATCTTTCCTCAACGCTTTTAAAAGAGGCCGCGGCTTTAGGCGCGGATGTGACCAGCTTTGTCCCGTCATTTGTGGCCAAAAAGCTTAAAGAACGTCTACGAAAATGAAAATTAAAGTCCGGGACATTTCAGCGTCCGGCATTGAGATCGTAAAAGATATTTGGCCGAAAGACTTAGGATTAGATGAGAATGATTTTCGGTCGACGGCGCCTTTAAAAATTCTGCTGGACGCCTCTCGTGTGGGCGATACGGTTTTAGCAAAAACGATCGTTCAGGGAACATTTTCGCATACGTGCGTTCGTTGTCTTGAGCCGGTGGAATTTACAAGAGACGAAGAGTATTCGTTCGATTATCCGGTTTCAACGAATATGGACACTTTGGATATCGGGGAAGATATCCGGCAGGAATTGATCTTAGGATTGCCGGTGCAAATTTTATGCCAAGATGATTGTCGTGGGCTTTGCACAAAGTGCGGAGTGAATTTAAATAAAGAGCAGTGTAAGTGCTCAAAATAGTTAGAAGTTGCATCGTAACCTTCAGAAGGAGTATTGAATATGCCATTACCAAAGAGACAGCATTCCAAACAGCGCGGGCGTAAACGCCGTACACATTGGAAGATCCGGGTTCCGGGTTTTAGCGTTTGCTCGCAGTGCAAGAAACCCATTTTGCCTCATCGCGTTTGCCCGTTTTGCGGCGCGTACAAAGGCCAGCAGATCGTCGAAGTTGCGGTAAAAGCGGACAAGAAAAAGAAAAAAGGCTAGCTTTCAGCTGTCAGCTGAAGACTGAAAGCTTTAAAGGAGTTTCTCTTGAAAATCGTCGT
The nucleotide sequence above comes from Candidatus Omnitrophota bacterium. Encoded proteins:
- the rsmD gene encoding 16S rRNA (guanine(966)-N(2))-methyltransferase RsmD; this encodes MKILSGTLKGRNFFMPNEIRPTPDKVRKAVFDILGHDLSGLTFLELFAGSGSVGFEAISNGVKQAVLVEGSIRCCAIISDNITALKIKTYDEKGFFCQVMNADCFAAIEQLQAQKKLFDIVFADPPYNVELAKKTLKTLSACDILQRNCFVIIQHDKKESLPESEGRFLIIKQKKYGTSCLSVYQGQ
- the rpmF gene encoding 50S ribosomal protein L32, translated to MPLPKRQHSKQRGRKRRTHWKIRVPGFSVCSQCKKPILPHRVCPFCGAYKGQQIVEVAVKADKKKKKG
- the coaD gene encoding pantetheine-phosphate adenylyltransferase; this encodes MSRRAIYPGSFDPVTYGHIDLIKRATQIFDEVIVGVAHNLHKKPLFSLEERLELLKAATRGIKRIHVEVFDGLVVDYAHSKKINVIIRGLRMISDFEYEFQMALTNRRLADDVETVFLMPSEGYSYLSSTLLKEAAALGADVTSFVPSFVAKKLKERLRK
- a CDS encoding DUF177 domain-containing protein, translated to MKIKVRDISASGIEIVKDIWPKDLGLDENDFRSTAPLKILLDASRVGDTVLAKTIVQGTFSHTCVRCLEPVEFTRDEEYSFDYPVSTNMDTLDIGEDIRQELILGLPVQILCQDDCRGLCTKCGVNLNKEQCKCSK